One Spodoptera frugiperda isolate SF20-4 chromosome 30, AGI-APGP_CSIRO_Sfru_2.0, whole genome shotgun sequence genomic window carries:
- the LOC118269588 gene encoding mothers against decapentaplegic homolog 6, protein MFRRRALRRRLEAAGAPSLSDDQLRRLARALDAGAVGGECVPAGHAASQLRLAVTRLSRFPDLRDSSELRRLPLCADQQCCNPYHWSRLCKPETPPPPYSRYAMEDLKPKEHGESTEDARRTDHERLVSGSLATDGEERQSWDSEWCRLAYWELTQRVGRQFGVRLRAVDVFGGGGGACGSGRHGLCLDALDQRGDSQQADQVKKTRAKIGLGVTLSLESDGVWLYNRSQEPVFVSSPALDAAAAKALLVWRVAPGHCLCIFDPSCPPPAVSLPHIGPVDPRSVRISFAKGWGPKYSRRDVTACPCWLEVLLAPPS, encoded by the exons ATGTTCCGGAGACGCGCGCTGCGGCGGCGGCTGGAGGCGGCCGGCGCGCCTTCCTTGTCCGACGACCAGCTGCGGCGGCTCGCGAGGGCGTTGGACGCGGGCGCCGTCGGCGGGGAGTGCGTGCCGGCCGGTCACGCCGCCTCACAACTCCGACTCGCAGTCACCCGCCTCTCCAGGTTCCCCGACCTAAGAGACTCCAGCGAACTTCGCCGCCTTCCCCTGTGCGCTGACCAGCAGTGCTGCAACCCGTACCACTGGAGCCGTCTCTGCAAGCCCG AAACCCCTCCTCCACCTTATAGTCGTTACGCAATGGAAGACCTCAAACCTAAAG AGCATGGCGAGAGTACAGAGGACGCCCGGAGGACGGACCATGAGCGGCTTGTCTCAGGATCCCTGGCTACTGACGGTGAAG AACGCCAGAGCTGGGATTCAGAATGGTGTCGGCTTGCGTACTGGGAATTGACCCAGCGCGTGGGTCGTCAGTTCGGTGTCCGTCTGAGGGCAGTAGACGTGTTCGGTGGGGGCGGAGGGGCCTGTGGGTCTGGGAGACATGGGCTGTGCTTGGATGCCTTGGACCAAAGGGGAGATTCACAGCAGGCTGATCAG GTGAAGAAAACTAGAGCAAAGATCGGGCTAGGCGTCACCCTGTCGCTAGAATCGGACGGGGTGTGGCTCTACAACCGCAGCCAGGAGCCAGTGTTCGTGAGCTCTCCAGCTCTGGATGCTGCTGCAGCCAAGGCCCTGCTAGTGTGGAGGGTGGCTCCAGGCCACTGTCTCTGTATCTTCGACCCCTCTTGCCCACCTCCAGCGGTCTCGTTGCCCCACATTGGCCCTGTAGACCCAAGGTCGGTGAGGATCTCGTTCGCAAAAGGCTGGGGCCCTAAGTACTCGAGGCGGGATGTGACGGCGTGTCCGTGTTGGCTGGAAGTCTTGCTTGCACCTCCGAGCTGA